A genomic stretch from Desulfotignum balticum DSM 7044 includes:
- a CDS encoding substrate-binding domain-containing protein, whose protein sequence is MDRFKNKAIGIFISCVLVLAAMNGSGWAADCKATFGDSETIFKLATGSPGELGMLEELADAFNARNDTAMCWVKAGSGKSLSLLKDQQVDVVMVHAPAAEKQAVADGWAIKRTLIGSNEFYIVGPENDPAGIAEAASAADAYARIAKANAPFLSRGDNSGTHKKEMAIWEQAGIEPGSDGYMITKDFMMATLKKADAVKGYFMTDSSTWVAGKKDLSNLAVLFKGDPFLINTYHALCQPEGRGKYPGIASKFIDFVGSEQGQHIIRDYGKDLYGEAMYNDAKYARQFVH, encoded by the coding sequence CGGACTGCAAAGCGACTTTTGGAGACAGTGAGACCATCTTCAAACTGGCCACCGGCAGTCCGGGTGAGCTGGGCATGCTGGAAGAACTGGCCGATGCCTTCAATGCCCGGAATGACACGGCCATGTGCTGGGTCAAGGCCGGATCGGGCAAATCTTTGAGCCTTCTCAAGGATCAGCAGGTAGATGTGGTCATGGTCCATGCCCCGGCCGCGGAAAAGCAGGCTGTGGCTGATGGATGGGCCATCAAGCGCACATTGATCGGATCCAATGAATTCTATATCGTGGGTCCCGAAAATGATCCGGCCGGCATTGCCGAAGCTGCCAGTGCGGCAGATGCGTATGCCAGAATCGCAAAGGCAAATGCACCGTTTTTGTCCCGGGGGGATAATTCCGGGACCCATAAAAAAGAGATGGCCATCTGGGAGCAGGCCGGCATCGAGCCCGGATCGGACGGGTATATGATCACCAAGGATTTCATGATGGCCACGTTAAAAAAAGCCGATGCGGTCAAGGGGTATTTCATGACCGATTCCTCCACCTGGGTGGCCGGCAAAAAAGACCTTTCCAATCTCGCAGTACTGTTTAAAGGCGACCCGTTCCTGATCAACACCTACCATGCCCTGTGCCAGCCCGAAGGCCGGGGAAAATATCCGGGAATTGCCTCCAAGTTCATTGATTTTGTAGGATCAGAGCAAGGGCAGCACATTATCCGGGATTACGGTAAGGATCTTTATGGTGAAGCCATGTATAACGATGCAAAATACGCCCGGCAATTTGTTCATTGA